A section of the Parasteatoda tepidariorum isolate YZ-2023 chromosome 6, CAS_Ptep_4.0, whole genome shotgun sequence genome encodes:
- the LOC107439251 gene encoding replication factor C subunit 4 isoform X2, translating into MEAFLKGYKPGSIKVKPSTSKDDESASTSKKTKRPTPWVEKYRPKCMNEVVYQDEVVAVLKKSLANPDLPNLLFYGPPGTGKTSTILALSREIFGDMFKTRILELNASDERGIQVIRDKVKTFAQQTASATRPDGRPCPPFKIVILDEADSMTNAAQSALRRTMEKASKSTRFCLICNYISRIIDPLTSRCSKFRFKPLSKETLSQRLNYITTEENVKLEEKVIDSIIEYSEGDLRKAITLLQSAHRLKGEDGITATDVADISGIVPNKWLKDLMKVCQSDSYEKLENFVCTLSHEGYTAGQLINQLHDEIVFNDTLNDKQKSAICEKLAICDKRLLDGADEFLQLMDLCCTIMQQICHTVD; encoded by the exons ATGGAAGCTTTCTTGAAAGGTTACAAACCTGGATCAATTAAGGTGAAACCAAGCACATCTAAAGATGATGAAAGTGCATCCACatctaagaaaacaaaaagaccTACTCCTTGGGTGGAAAAATA tCGTCCAAAATGCATGAACGAGGTTGTTTATCAAGATGAAGTagttgcagttttaaaaaagagcTTAGCCAATCCTGAT cttcctAATCTGCTGTTCTATGGCCCCCCTGGTACTGGAAAAACTTCAACTATACTGGCTCTGTCTAGAGAAATATTTgg tgacATGTTTAAGACTAGGATATTGGAACTTAATGCTTCAGATGAGCGTGGTATACAAGTTATTCGagataaagtaaaaacatttgctCAGCAAACTGCTAGTGCAACTCGACCCGA TGGTCGACCTTGTCcaccttttaaaattgtaatattggATGAAGCAGATTCAATGACAAATGCTGCACAG tctGCTCTTCGAAGAACTATGGAGAAAGCCAGTAAATCCACTCGATTCTGTCTAATATGTAACTATATTAGTAG aatcATTGATCCTCTCACATCCAGATGTTCCAAATTTCGATTCAAGCCATTATCTAAAGAGACTTTATCTCAGCGTCTAAACTACATTACCACTGAAGAGAATGTAAAGTTGGAAGAAAAG GTGATTGATTCCATTATTGAATATTCTGAAGGAGATCTGAGGAAGGCCATTACACTATTGCAAAGCGCTCATCGTTTAAAAGGAGAGGATGGAATAACAGCCACCGATGTTGCTGATATCAGTGGA attgTTCCCAACAAATGGCTTAAAGATTTGATGAAAGTTTGTCAATCTGATAGTTACGAAAAGCTAGAAAATTTTGTCTGc acaCTATCTCATGAAGGATATACTGCTGGTCAACTCATAAATCAACTTCACGATGAAATAGTATTTAATGACACATTAAATGATAAACAGAAATCTgctatatgtgaaaaattagct ATTTGTGATAAACGCTTACTCGATGGTGCAGATGAATTTTTGCAATTGATGGATTTGTGCTGTACTATAATGCAACAAATTTGCCATACAGTGGATTGA
- the LOC107439251 gene encoding replication factor C subunit 4 isoform X1: MGSTERMEAFLKGYKPGSIKVKPSTSKDDESASTSKKTKRPTPWVEKYRPKCMNEVVYQDEVVAVLKKSLANPDLPNLLFYGPPGTGKTSTILALSREIFGDMFKTRILELNASDERGIQVIRDKVKTFAQQTASATRPDGRPCPPFKIVILDEADSMTNAAQSALRRTMEKASKSTRFCLICNYISRIIDPLTSRCSKFRFKPLSKETLSQRLNYITTEENVKLEEKVIDSIIEYSEGDLRKAITLLQSAHRLKGEDGITATDVADISGIVPNKWLKDLMKVCQSDSYEKLENFVCTLSHEGYTAGQLINQLHDEIVFNDTLNDKQKSAICEKLAICDKRLLDGADEFLQLMDLCCTIMQQICHTVD, translated from the exons ATGGGATCAACCGAAAGG ATGGAAGCTTTCTTGAAAGGTTACAAACCTGGATCAATTAAGGTGAAACCAAGCACATCTAAAGATGATGAAAGTGCATCCACatctaagaaaacaaaaagaccTACTCCTTGGGTGGAAAAATA tCGTCCAAAATGCATGAACGAGGTTGTTTATCAAGATGAAGTagttgcagttttaaaaaagagcTTAGCCAATCCTGAT cttcctAATCTGCTGTTCTATGGCCCCCCTGGTACTGGAAAAACTTCAACTATACTGGCTCTGTCTAGAGAAATATTTgg tgacATGTTTAAGACTAGGATATTGGAACTTAATGCTTCAGATGAGCGTGGTATACAAGTTATTCGagataaagtaaaaacatttgctCAGCAAACTGCTAGTGCAACTCGACCCGA TGGTCGACCTTGTCcaccttttaaaattgtaatattggATGAAGCAGATTCAATGACAAATGCTGCACAG tctGCTCTTCGAAGAACTATGGAGAAAGCCAGTAAATCCACTCGATTCTGTCTAATATGTAACTATATTAGTAG aatcATTGATCCTCTCACATCCAGATGTTCCAAATTTCGATTCAAGCCATTATCTAAAGAGACTTTATCTCAGCGTCTAAACTACATTACCACTGAAGAGAATGTAAAGTTGGAAGAAAAG GTGATTGATTCCATTATTGAATATTCTGAAGGAGATCTGAGGAAGGCCATTACACTATTGCAAAGCGCTCATCGTTTAAAAGGAGAGGATGGAATAACAGCCACCGATGTTGCTGATATCAGTGGA attgTTCCCAACAAATGGCTTAAAGATTTGATGAAAGTTTGTCAATCTGATAGTTACGAAAAGCTAGAAAATTTTGTCTGc acaCTATCTCATGAAGGATATACTGCTGGTCAACTCATAAATCAACTTCACGATGAAATAGTATTTAATGACACATTAAATGATAAACAGAAATCTgctatatgtgaaaaattagct ATTTGTGATAAACGCTTACTCGATGGTGCAGATGAATTTTTGCAATTGATGGATTTGTGCTGTACTATAATGCAACAAATTTGCCATACAGTGGATTGA